Within the Nitrosococcus wardiae genome, the region GGCCAATCTCGCTTGGCGGCACCTACCCTTTATACGATGGGCGCAAATGGCCATTGCCATCCGCTTCGGCCAGCTCGGCCAGAAGGGGAGGTGTATCGGCGATTTGATTATCAACTGGGAGCTTGGGTTTCGTTGCGTACTTTGGAGATTAACGAAGACTTGGAGCGGTTCCATCGTTGGCAAAACAGTGAGCGGGTGGCTTGTTTCTGGCAGGAGCGGGGCACATTGGAACAGCATCAAGGCTATTTGCAAAGGCTGTTCGATGATCCCCGGGTGCTCCCCCTGATCGGCTGTATCAATAATGAGTCCTTTGCCTATTTTGAAGCCTATTGGGCGAAAGAAGACCGGATTGCCCCTTACTATCAGGCTGATGACTATGATCGGGGGATTCATATGCTGGTAGGAGAAGAAAACCACCGCGGCCCTCATAAAGTGAAGGCTTGGCTAACGGCTTTATGCCATTACCTTTTTCTAGACGATCCGCGTACTCAGCGTATCGTTTCTGAGCCGCGTTTTGATAATCAAAAAATGATCAGTTATCTGCAAGCACATCGTTTTGCGAAGATCAAAGAGTTTGAGTTTCCCCATAAACGGGCTTCCTTGATGATATTGACGCGGGAAGCGTTCTTTGATCGCTGTACCTTGGGCTAAATGCCGGAAAAACCGTTATTCAAAGGAGCAAAGATAATGAATTTTCAGACCCTAAGCTATGACGTGATCGGTATCGGCTTTGGTCCGTCGAATCTGGCTATTGCCATTGCCCTGGAAGAGCATCAACAGGCTAACAAGGCGCCGTTGGCTTGCTGCTTTATCGAGAAACAACCCGATTTTGAATGGCACGGTGGTATGTTGCTGGATAATACCCATTTACAAGTTTCCTTTCTAAAGGACTTGGTGACCTTGCGTAATCCTAGCAGTCGATACTCTTTCATTAATTATCTGCATCAGCAGCGGCGCCTCGAATCCTTTATCAATTTGGGCACCTTTTTCCCGAGTCGCCTGGAATACAATGATTACATGCGGTGGGTAGCCACAGCGTTCAAGGATCGAGTCCATTATGGGGAAGAGGTGATTGCCGTTGAACCCCTAGAGGAAAACGGCAAGGTTGAGTGGTTGCAGGTAGTGTCGCGCCTCAAGGAGGGCACCATTGAACATCGATATGCCCGGAATGTGATTATCGGTATTGGTGGTTATCCCCGCATTCCAGAAGCATTTAAAGCACAAAAACATCCACGAATTATTCATTCATCCCAATATAAAAATTGCCACTCTCGTTTTAGCCGGATGGGCGAAAAGCCGCGGCTGGCGGTTATTGGTGCGGGGCAGAGTGCGGCGGAGATATTTAGGGATCTGATGGGCCGTTATCCCCAAGGGCGGATTGATTTGATTAGCCGCAGCCGGGCATTGCAACCCTCTGACGACAGCCCCTTTGTCAATGAGATATTTGATCCAGACTTCACCGACGAAATATACCACACGCCTAGGGAGCAGCGACAATTGTTCCTCCGTGCATTCAGTCATACCAACTATTCTGTGGTGGATTTGCCCTTGATCGAAGAGATTTATGAGCGGCTTTATATGCAGCGCGTCACTGGTGATGTGCGGCATCGTTATTTTCCTTCCTGTCTCATCCAGGCAGTGAGTAGTTCAGAAGAACGACTGCAGATCACGTTGTTCAATAAAAATACTAGCGAGCATAAGGAAGTGGAATATGACGGCATCGTCCTTGCTACAGGGTATCAGCGTGATGGGCACCACAAGCTGCTGAGAGGATTGGAACCTTGGATGGTCTCCAGAACAGTGGAGCGCAGTTATCAGTTGCCCATGGCGAGGGAGTGTCAGGCGCGTGTATTTCTGCAGGGGTGTTGTGAAGAGACTCATGGCATTGCCGATTCCTTACTGTCAGTCTTAGCGATGCGCTCCAAAGAAGTGGTTGATTCCCTGTATATGCTTAATGAGTTAAAAGCCCCTTTGGAAAACACCGGCTGAGCCCCTATGGCAGCTATTCCCCCTTTGGTTCCGTTGTTTGAGGGAGTATTGGCGCCTTATGAACCGGTGTTGCGGCTGCCTGATCCAAATTCACACTCGCAGGCGCGACCGGCCACGGATTTATTGCATCCCTCTACGCTGAATGAGGTAATGGCGCAATATTGGCCCAATTGCCAGCATCAGGATCCGCGTGCTTTGCTTTCCATCTGGAGCCAATTTTATTTTTTGCGCCTGCTGCCGCCGGTGCTGGCCGCTAATCTGATAATGGACTGGTCATTGTCGCTGGCATTGGATGGCATGAGTGTGGTTATTGGCGGCAATGGATTGCCTGTCGCCTTCGTTTTGCCGGATGAAGGGACCCCTTTGGGAGTGGGTGTGAGTGTACAGACTCGTTTCCAGGTGCTGAGCGAGCAGCATATGGCGCCACTCATCAGGGCTTGGTCATGCCAAACGGGGCTGTCGGAACGGGTCTTCTGGGGCAACGCGGGGCGCTACATAGATTGGCTGCTCACGCAATTTCAAGAACTGGGGCAGCCTTCGCAGGTATGGGCACCCTTGCAGGATTGGCTAAACCTGCCAGAGGATTGGAATGGTGAGCGCAACCCTCTTTACCAACTATACCGTTATTGCCCCGGCTCGAATCGGGAACCACCCCATCGAGTTCGACGTACTTGTTGTATTCGTTACCGGTTATCCGGTATTTCTCTTTGCTCCGACTGTCCCCGCTCCTGCCGTTGCCAGCGATCCCCTCTTGAGATTGCCGGTGGCGTACGCCAGTCTCGACCCTTTTATTGATCGGCTTCGGCCTGAATAAGCATCCAGCTCAGGAGCTGATCCCTCTCTTGGCGCCAATTAAACCGTAGAATTTTATCTTCTTTCCAGCGATCGGAGAGGGTGGTTAACAGACGGATATGCTGTTCATCAATCAATTCCGCATCATGAAAATAGAAAGGCTGATGGGTCAAGGGAAATAGCGCCTTAAAGAGGCTTTCTTTCGCTGAAAAAGCCAAACTCACCCACTGCCCCCGCTGTGGCCCTGGCAGTCTATCTAGCCTACTTTTCTCAGACGGGGTCAGAATATCACCGGCTATTTCCTGTGCTTCTCTTTCAGGCAATATTCTTTCCCGATCTAATCCAATCCCTTGCCAATGATGGCCAAGACCCACTAGTGCGGCAGCTTGACCATTGGCATGGGTGATGGCTCCGGTTAGGCCTGTGGGCCATTGTGGCGCACGATTAGGCCCCATATCAGGGAACACAGGTTTGTGCTGCAGGGCCTTGATGGCAGCCTGGGCACAGATTCGTCCGGCCACATACTCAGCCTGGCGTTTACTTGCGGCCTGCTGGACCGAAGTGGGTAGTTCGAGCCCAAGTTGCTGGCAGAATAATGGCGGAATAGGCAATTCATGGTATGAACATTGGCTGAATATCAGGCCGGGACCCCATTGGGAGATAGTGGCCAGCGTAGACGAGGTGGAACTTGCATCGTACACGGGTATCTCCTAGGCGCTTTGCTGCCGATATTTGCTCAAACCGGTATGGGCCTCTTCCGCTTCTCCCTAACCCCTTGCCTGGATTACTACTTATCGACAGCTTCTCTCGGAAAGCGCTCCAAAGCCGCTTTACAAGATTTATCTTCCAGCCGACGGTAGGTGATCCAGCCAAGCTCATAAGAGATGATTTGGTCAGAGGCCGACAGTTTTTTATTGGATTCATTTTGAACCCAGCCACTAGGGGTCACAAGCAAGATATTTTCCCGATCCAACCGCTTGTAATCGGTTCTGTTAAAACCAAAGGGCGCGCCACTATCCCGAAAGGGTTTCTCGGCTTTACCGGCATGGCATTCCCATCTATTCATTTTCCAGGGGGCGGTACATTGATAACGCAGCTTTCGCCCTTCATCCTGGTATGAGCGGCTCCAAACTTCTTGGGTCCAGCTTTCTTTGTCAGGATGATATTTCCACACTTCATGGAAATGGGAAGCCACTTGATCAGCGTTCAACGTGGCATGTTGCAGGATAAATGCATTCTTTTCTTCCTGTTGAAAACCTATCCATTCCCTAATCGGCTCGTCAAGCGTGTACTTTTCAGCAAAAAGATCGTGAACGCCATCTTCTACAAAACGATAAGTCACATCAAAGCATCCCGCCAGGTTTTCTACATTACCCATTCCCTGGGGCAAGGATTCTGCCGAGAGGGTACTTGCTTCACTGCCGAGAATAGCCATTAAACCTAATCTTAATATCTGGCGGCAATTCATTATCTTTGCTCCTGAGTTGAAGTTCTCTGGCTATCTGCCCCCACAAGGGAGGGCAGTCAATTCGCCATGGCTAGCTACCCAAACACAAGGGATGATCGGGACTTCCTTGATTAATTTTAACCTACTAGTTAGTTAATAATATCAGTATAAAAAATAATAATAATTATTATTATTAAATGCTTCAATGCTTTAGTTGCTGTCGTCAGTAACGTTGACCTGAAGAGCGGACCAAGATGCAGGCAGCAAGCAGTTGATTTATTAAATGATTTGAAAACCTACCCCTTCTGCAAGTTAGGGCCAAATTAATTATTGCGAAAAGAAATTCTTTGTGTATCATAATAATAATTATTATTTTCATTCGTGTTTTAATACTGAAACAGCCGAGCAAGGGGAAATGTCGTACTCGAAAGAATATGGGGTCTGTTAATAACAACAAATAAGGAGTGGTTTTTTACCATGCGAAAACGATTAGGTATCCCCGTGGTTTATTTGGGGCTACTGTTTATCATCAACCTGACTCTGTTTCGGCCGGCCGCAGCCGATACTGCGGTCACACTGGATATCCCGGCCCAACCGCTGGACCAGGCGGTCACTGCCTTGGCGAACCAGACTCAGTTGACCATTGGTGGCGATACTGGGCTATTGCGTGGCCACCAGGCGCCGGCCCTGCGTGGTAGCTATACTCCGGAAGCCGCCCTGGGGGCGCTGCTGAGCGGCACGGGGATTACTTACCGATTCACTGGCGCGAAAACGGTGATTCTGGAGCAGGCGGTGACATTGGAAGAGGAGGCGATGATGCTCGGACCCGTCGAAATCGAAGGGGCCGCAGAATCTGCCTTTGGGCCGGTTGAAGGATATCGTGCCGCCCGAAGTGCCACCGGGACTAAAACCGACACGCCGCTGATTGAGATACCGCAATCGGTTTCTGTTATCACCCAGGAGCGGTTGCAGGACCAGCGTGCCGACAGTCTTGACGAAGCCTTGCGTTACACTCCAGGTGTGCAGGGCGAGACCTTTGGTTTTAACCCCCGCGCGACCTCATTAAAAATTCGGGGTTTCGATTCGATTAGTACGGGCCTTTTCCAAGATGGTCTCCAACTTCGTACTCCCACCACTTCGGGGGAGGCCTTTAACCCCGAACCCTATGGGGCGGAACGGATTGAAGTCCTGCGTGGGCCCGCCTCTGTCCTCTATGGCCAGAGCAGCCCCGGTGGCATTATCAATATTGTTACTAAACGGCCGCCGCAAGAACCGCTGCGAGAATTGCAATTCCTGGCAGGCAATTTCGATCGCTATGAAGGAAGGTTTGACTTTGGCGATTCCATTGATGAGGGGGGGGTGTTTTCTTATCGGTTGACCGGTCTCGTTCGGGACAGCAACACGCAAGTGGATTTCATTGAAAACGATCGCCGGTTTATTGCCCCGGCCTTCACCTGGCGCCCGACTGAAAATACTTCTCTGACCTTTTTGAGCCATTATCAGGAAGATGAGCTAGGCGACTTCCAATTTTTACCTAGCCAGGGAACAGTATTGCCCAACCCCCATGGCAGCCTGCCAGCAAGCCGTTTCACAGGTGAGCCCGACTTCGACAATTTAGAGCGAACCGTGTATTCAGTGGGTTACCTGCTCGAGCATCATGTGGGTGAGGCCTGGACCTTCCGCCAAAATCTCCGTTACAGCCACAGTGATCTGGACAGGGCTGTCGTGTTCAGCGCGGGTTTGCGGGATGATCTCCGGACCCTGGATCGGTTTGCTTTTGGCAATGACAAAGACCTAGGTGTTTTTGCCCTGGATAACCAGGCCCAGGTGAATTTTTCAACTGGCCCTGTTGAGCACACGCTGCTGGTGGGTCTTGATTACCAACATTTCGACGTTCGCAATTTGACTCCCTTCGGTAGTGCGCCTGCCATTGATATTTTTGATCCCGTCTATGGGGCGCCGGTTCCTCCGCCTCCTATTATCAGCAATATGGATACTAATTTGGATCAAATCGGAGTTTATTTTCAGGATCAACTCAAGCTCTATGATAAATGGGTGCTTTCGTTAGGTGGACGCCACGACTGGGCCAATACGGGGAGGATGAATAACCTAACAGGTGTGGATACTGAACAGGATGACACTGAATTTACCGGGCGTGTCGGTTTGGTCTATCTCTCTGATATGGGTTTGGCGCCCTATTTTAGCTACTCGGAATCTTTCCTACCCATTGCGGATGTCAACCTGGCTGGGCAGCCTTTTGCACCGGAGACCGCCCGGCAGTATGAAATTGGCGTTAAATACCAGCCCCCTGGGTGGAACAGTTTTGTGACTGTAGCAGCCTTTGATCTCGAACGGCAGAATGTGCGTACGCCCGATCCAAACAATCCCTTAAACCAGGTGCAAACAGGGGAAGTTCGCTCCCGCGGGGTTGAATTGGATGGGGTGGCAAGCTTTACTTTTGGTTTGGACTTGATTGCTTCTTACACTTACTTGGATGCGGAAATTACCAAGAGCAACGTTCCTGGCGAGGAGGGTGAGCGGCCCACCCAGGTACCGGAGCACCAGGGCTCAGTATGGGCCAAGTATACGGTTCAAAAGGGCCTTTTACGAGGGCTTGGTTTGGGGGGGGGCGTTCGCTATACCGGAGCCAGCTTCGCCAACACCCCAAACACTTTTGAAAGTCCGGATTTCACTATGGTGGATGCGACTATCTCCTATGATTGGCGTCAATTCCGCTTCGCGCTGAATGCCAGCAACCTCTTTAATGAAGAGGCTTTCGTCTGCTTCAGCGGGGGTAATTTCTGCTCCTTTGGTCCCCAGCGCACTGTCGTTGGAACCATTCGCTATCGCTGGTAGTTAGAGAGGATTCACATGCGGTTCTTCCTGGTACTTCTCCACCGCTGGTTAGGGTTGTTCATCGCCGTGTTCCTGTTGATCGCGGGCCTGACGGGGGCAGTGATCTCCTGGGATCACGAGCTGGACGAATGGCTTAATCCACAGCTATTCAAGGCCCAATCAGGGTCGGAGGAGGGAGGGGAGTCCCTATCCCCAGTGGCTTTGGCCGAGCAAGCAGAAGCCGCCGATCCGCGGGTGCGGGTCACCTATTTGCCCCTTGCAGCCGAGCCAGGCCATACTGTGGTTTTGTTTGTTCAGCCGCGCATAGATCCGGCTACAGGAGAGGCTTTCGAACCCGGTTACAACCAGGTTGCGCTGGATCCTATCACGGGGGAGATCCAGGACCGACGCCTATGGGGCGAGATTGGACTTAACCGCGAAAATTTGCTGCCCTTTCTCTACAAATTGCATTACAGCCTGCATATCCCGGATGGCTGGGGCATCGAACTGGGCATTTTGTTCATGGGCATCGTGGGCATCGTCTGGGTGCTCGACAGTTTCATCGCCTTGTGGATTGCTTTTCCAAGCGCCAGTGCTTGGCGCAAATCCTTCGCCTTCCGCTGGCGCCAGGGCGGCTATAAGCTCAATTTCGACTTACACCGCTCCGGCGGTGTCTGGGTCTGGGGATTGCTATTAATTATGGCCGTGACCTCCGTCTCGATGAATCTTGAGTTCCAGGTCATGCGCCCCTTGGTATCCGTTTTCTCTAATCTAACTCCTAGCCCATTTGAAACCCGCACGGCCAGCCCGCCAAATCAACCTATTGAACCGCGGATTGATCGCGCCCGCGCCCTAGAGATCGCCCAGACCGAGGCAGATCGGCGTGGCTGGACGGTCCCGGCCGGCGGGATATTTTACTCGCCGGCTTATGGGGTTTACGGGGTCGGTTTCTTTACGCCAGGCAATGATCACGGTGATGGCGGTTTGGGTAATCCGCGCCTCTATGTGGACGGCATGGACGGCTCTCTCGCCGGTGCGGAGGTGCCGGGGACCGGGAGTTTCGGCGATATCTTCATGCAGGCCCAGTTTCCGCTGCACTCCGGACGTATCCTGGGTTTGCCTGGGCGCATCCTTATCTCCGTCATGGGGTTGATTGTTGCCATACTCTCGGTGACCGGCATTGTCATCTGGGCCAGGAAGCGCCGCGCACGCTTAGCTGCTGGGGTGCGTAAGCAAAATGCACCTGTAGCAACGGGGCCTTTACCGGTTGAATTTGGAGATCGCTAAAATCATGGAGGGGAAGGTTGACTGATGGGTTATTAGTAATAATAATGATAATAAATCTTAATTATTCTTGGATGCATCTCCCTATTAATTTATAGCCGCGACCCCTGTAAGAAAATGAAAGCCGTTACCCTTAATGTGACACGCTTGTTATCTAGGCGAAGGATGTTTCGTTTCTGTTGGCCTTATGCTCTGTGGACGATCCTTATCGTCTTTTGGATTCAGAGTGCTGCTTGGGGGCAGACTGAAGCTTTAGCAGAAGCTTCCCCTTCCCTTGAGCAAACAGCAAGCGTTACTTCGGCAAAGGCACGGGTAGTCGACCCTGCCACATTGCCCCATGATTTGTCCCCTTGGGGGATGTTTCTAAGCGCAGACTGGGTGGTTAAGGCGGTCATCATCGGCCTTGTTTTTGCTTCGATAGTGACTTGGACCATAGGGCTGGCGAAGAGCTTAGAATTGGGGATGGGAAAACGGCGCTTGAGAGGGACGTTGGCAGAGTTAGGAGAGGCCCGTACCTTAGGGGAAGGAATGGAGTCCCTGCATCACAGAGAGGGCATTGTCAGCTTATTGGCCGACGTTGTGGAGAAGGAATTGGATTTTTTTGCCGATTCTATTCCCGAGAAAGAAGGTATCAAGGAGCGCATTGCCGCGGGGTTGGGTCGGATCGAAGTGGCAGCCAGTCGACGCATAAGCCGGGGTACCGGCATACTGGCTACTATTGGCTCAACCGCGCCCTTTGTAGGGTTGTTTGGGACGGTTTGGGGGATTATGAACAGTTTTATTGGCATCTCTGAGGCCCAGACCACCAATCTTGCCGTGGTGGCCCCCGGTATTGCCGAAGCGCTTCTGGTCACTGCAATTGGCCTTATCGCCGCCATTCCGGCGGTGGTGATTTACAATCTTTTTGCCCGTTCAACTGCT harbors:
- a CDS encoding GNAT family N-acetyltransferase, with the protein product MAGNKDITVPLPSGRQLTVEQTGTVQRCLLEGRQLLGVEANPEQPHRLRVFRTPDSLSALRSASYALFVGNPSVTVLVFDQADGVLIDSALMFYHAAQQWHLYRDALWQWPELWLQGQSRLAAPTLYTMGANGHCHPLRPARPEGEVYRRFDYQLGAWVSLRTLEINEDLERFHRWQNSERVACFWQERGTLEQHQGYLQRLFDDPRVLPLIGCINNESFAYFEAYWAKEDRIAPYYQADDYDRGIHMLVGEENHRGPHKVKAWLTALCHYLFLDDPRTQRIVSEPRFDNQKMISYLQAHRFAKIKEFEFPHKRASLMILTREAFFDRCTLG
- a CDS encoding lysine N(6)-hydroxylase/L-ornithine N(5)-oxygenase family protein — translated: MNFQTLSYDVIGIGFGPSNLAIAIALEEHQQANKAPLACCFIEKQPDFEWHGGMLLDNTHLQVSFLKDLVTLRNPSSRYSFINYLHQQRRLESFINLGTFFPSRLEYNDYMRWVATAFKDRVHYGEEVIAVEPLEENGKVEWLQVVSRLKEGTIEHRYARNVIIGIGGYPRIPEAFKAQKHPRIIHSSQYKNCHSRFSRMGEKPRLAVIGAGQSAAEIFRDLMGRYPQGRIDLISRSRALQPSDDSPFVNEIFDPDFTDEIYHTPREQRQLFLRAFSHTNYSVVDLPLIEEIYERLYMQRVTGDVRHRYFPSCLIQAVSSSEERLQITLFNKNTSEHKEVEYDGIVLATGYQRDGHHKLLRGLEPWMVSRTVERSYQLPMARECQARVFLQGCCEETHGIADSLLSVLAMRSKEVVDSLYMLNELKAPLENTG
- the fhuF gene encoding siderophore-iron reductase FhuF, with product MAAIPPLVPLFEGVLAPYEPVLRLPDPNSHSQARPATDLLHPSTLNEVMAQYWPNCQHQDPRALLSIWSQFYFLRLLPPVLAANLIMDWSLSLALDGMSVVIGGNGLPVAFVLPDEGTPLGVGVSVQTRFQVLSEQHMAPLIRAWSCQTGLSERVFWGNAGRYIDWLLTQFQELGQPSQVWAPLQDWLNLPEDWNGERNPLYQLYRYCPGSNREPPHRVRRTCCIRYRLSGISLCSDCPRSCRCQRSPLEIAGGVRQSRPFY
- a CDS encoding 4'-phosphopantetheinyl transferase family protein — translated: MYDASSTSSTLATISQWGPGLIFSQCSYHELPIPPLFCQQLGLELPTSVQQAASKRQAEYVAGRICAQAAIKALQHKPVFPDMGPNRAPQWPTGLTGAITHANGQAAALVGLGHHWQGIGLDRERILPEREAQEIAGDILTPSEKSRLDRLPGPQRGQWVSLAFSAKESLFKALFPLTHQPFYFHDAELIDEQHIRLLTTLSDRWKEDKILRFNWRQERDQLLSWMLIQAEADQ
- a CDS encoding DUF6607 family protein, which translates into the protein MNCRQILRLGLMAILGSEASTLSAESLPQGMGNVENLAGCFDVTYRFVEDGVHDLFAEKYTLDEPIREWIGFQQEEKNAFILQHATLNADQVASHFHEVWKYHPDKESWTQEVWSRSYQDEGRKLRYQCTAPWKMNRWECHAGKAEKPFRDSGAPFGFNRTDYKRLDRENILLVTPSGWVQNESNKKLSASDQIISYELGWITYRRLEDKSCKAALERFPREAVDK
- a CDS encoding TonB-dependent siderophore receptor, with amino-acid sequence MRKRLGIPVVYLGLLFIINLTLFRPAAADTAVTLDIPAQPLDQAVTALANQTQLTIGGDTGLLRGHQAPALRGSYTPEAALGALLSGTGITYRFTGAKTVILEQAVTLEEEAMMLGPVEIEGAAESAFGPVEGYRAARSATGTKTDTPLIEIPQSVSVITQERLQDQRADSLDEALRYTPGVQGETFGFNPRATSLKIRGFDSISTGLFQDGLQLRTPTTSGEAFNPEPYGAERIEVLRGPASVLYGQSSPGGIINIVTKRPPQEPLRELQFLAGNFDRYEGRFDFGDSIDEGGVFSYRLTGLVRDSNTQVDFIENDRRFIAPAFTWRPTENTSLTFLSHYQEDELGDFQFLPSQGTVLPNPHGSLPASRFTGEPDFDNLERTVYSVGYLLEHHVGEAWTFRQNLRYSHSDLDRAVVFSAGLRDDLRTLDRFAFGNDKDLGVFALDNQAQVNFSTGPVEHTLLVGLDYQHFDVRNLTPFGSAPAIDIFDPVYGAPVPPPPIISNMDTNLDQIGVYFQDQLKLYDKWVLSLGGRHDWANTGRMNNLTGVDTEQDDTEFTGRVGLVYLSDMGLAPYFSYSESFLPIADVNLAGQPFAPETARQYEIGVKYQPPGWNSFVTVAAFDLERQNVRTPDPNNPLNQVQTGEVRSRGVELDGVASFTFGLDLIASYTYLDAEITKSNVPGEEGERPTQVPEHQGSVWAKYTVQKGLLRGLGLGGGVRYTGASFANTPNTFESPDFTMVDATISYDWRQFRFALNASNLFNEEAFVCFSGGNFCSFGPQRTVVGTIRYRW
- a CDS encoding PepSY-associated TM helix domain-containing protein, with protein sequence MRFFLVLLHRWLGLFIAVFLLIAGLTGAVISWDHELDEWLNPQLFKAQSGSEEGGESLSPVALAEQAEAADPRVRVTYLPLAAEPGHTVVLFVQPRIDPATGEAFEPGYNQVALDPITGEIQDRRLWGEIGLNRENLLPFLYKLHYSLHIPDGWGIELGILFMGIVGIVWVLDSFIALWIAFPSASAWRKSFAFRWRQGGYKLNFDLHRSGGVWVWGLLLIMAVTSVSMNLEFQVMRPLVSVFSNLTPSPFETRTASPPNQPIEPRIDRARALEIAQTEADRRGWTVPAGGIFYSPAYGVYGVGFFTPGNDHGDGGLGNPRLYVDGMDGSLAGAEVPGTGSFGDIFMQAQFPLHSGRILGLPGRILISVMGLIVAILSVTGIVIWARKRRARLAAGVRKQNAPVATGPLPVEFGDR
- the exbB gene encoding tonB-system energizer ExbB yields the protein MKAVTLNVTRLLSRRRMFRFCWPYALWTILIVFWIQSAAWGQTEALAEASPSLEQTASVTSAKARVVDPATLPHDLSPWGMFLSADWVVKAVIIGLVFASIVTWTIGLAKSLELGMGKRRLRGTLAELGEARTLGEGMESLHHREGIVSLLADVVEKELDFFADSIPEKEGIKERIAAGLGRIEVAASRRISRGTGILATIGSTAPFVGLFGTVWGIMNSFIGISEAQTTNLAVVAPGIAEALLVTAIGLIAAIPAVVIYNLFARSTAGYRALLGDISSEVLQLVSRDLDQRQLASSAPEQRQPLLRNVME